The Dioscorea cayenensis subsp. rotundata cultivar TDr96_F1 chromosome 19, TDr96_F1_v2_PseudoChromosome.rev07_lg8_w22 25.fasta, whole genome shotgun sequence genome includes a window with the following:
- the LOC120250120 gene encoding UPF0496 protein 1-like, which yields MGSQFSRQKAPPPLAPPRDTAAGVSSGGNNEYTAELSSYEAACRLDPELQTFDTTLQQRTSRVISSLALGVEVRSLSFDSLKEVTGCLLEMNQEVVKIILDCKKDIWRSPELFDLVEDYFDNSLQTLDFCTALERCLKRARDSQLIVHVALQRFEDEDADPSLQEDGKNKYLRTMEELRHFKAAGNPFTDEFFQLFHSVHKQQRCMLEKLQQRKKKLDKKLKSVKSWRKVSSIIFAAAFATVLICSVVAAAISAPPVAAALAAATSIPLGSMGKWFDSLWKDYEDALKGQREVISSMQVGTYITIKDLDSIRVLVDQLENHINVLLQSADFALQEEGAVRFGVEEIKKKLGMFMKSIEDLGEQVDHCSRDIRKARTVVLQRIIRHPK from the coding sequence ATGGGTAGCCAATTCAGCAGGCAAAAGGCGCCTCCTCCTCTTGCTCCGCCGCGGGACACGGCAGCCGGCGTGTCGTCGGGTGGGAACAATGAGTACACTGCAGAGCTGAGCTCCTATGAAGCGGCGTGCAGGCTTGATCCAGAGCTGCAAACGTTCGACACCACGTTGCAGCAGCGCACGAGCCGCGTCATCTCGTCTCTAGCTCTGGGCGTGGAGGTTCGCTCTCTCTCCTTCGATTCCCTCAAGGAGGTCACCGGTTGCCTCTTGGAGATGAACCAGGAGGTCGTCAAGATCATCCTTGATTGCAAGAAGGACATCTGGCGTAGCCCTGAGCTCTTCGATCTTGTCGAGGACTACTTTGACAACTCTCTTCAAACACTAGACTTCTGCACTGCTCTCGAACGCTGTCTCAAACGCGCTCGTGACTCTCAGCTCATTGTCCATGTCGCCCTTCAGCGCTTCGAGGACGAAGACGCTGATCCCTCCCTCCAAGAGGACGGTAAAAATAAGTATTTGCGCACAATGGAAGAGCTCCGGCATTTCAAGGCCGCTGGTAATCCTTTCACTGATGAATTCTTTCAACTTTTCCACTCCGTCCACAAGCAGCAGCGCTGCATGCTTGAGAAGCTGCAGCAGAGGAAGAAAAAGCTTGATAAAAAGCTCAAGTCTGTGAAATCATGGAGGAAGGTGTCAAGCATTATCTTTGCTGCTGCATTTGCTACTGTTCTTATCTGCTCGGTTGTTGCAGCTGCAATATCTGCGCCACCAGTTGCAGCAGCGCTCGCTGCCGCCACTTCAATTCCTCTCGGTTCAATGGGCAAGTGGTTTGATTCATTGTGGAAGGATTATGAGGATGCGCTTAAAGGGCAGAGGGAGGTTATTAGTTCAATGCAAGTGGGGACTTATATTACAATCAAGGATTTGGATAGTATTCGGGTTCTTGTGGATCAATTGGAGAATCATATTAATGTATTGTTGCAAAGTGCTGATTTTGCATTGCAGGAGGAGGGGGCAGTGAGGTTCGGGGTTGAGGAGATCAAGAAGAAGCTCGGGATGTTTATGAAGAGCATCGAGGATTTGGGTGAGCAGGTTGATCATTGTAGCAGGGATATAAGGAAGGCAAGGACTGTTGTCTTGCAGAGGATTATCAGGCATCCAAAATGA
- the LOC120249826 gene encoding ruvB-like 2, whose amino-acid sequence MAEIKKLAESRDLTRIERIGAHSHIRGLGLDTTLEARAASEGMVGQLPARRAAGLILQLVREGRIAGRAVLLAGQPGTGKTAIAMGLAKSLGLETPFATLSASELFSLEFSKTEALTQAFRKAIGVRIKEEAEVIEGEVVEITIDRPAAGGAAAKTGKLTLKTTDMETVYELGGKMIEALTREKVQSGDVIALDKASGKVTKLGRSIGRSRDYDAVGPHTKFVRCPEGELQKRKEVVHCVTLHEIDVINSRTQGFLALFTGDTGEIRAEVREQIDTKVAEWREEGKAEIIPGVLFIDEVHMLDIECFSFLNRALENEMAPILVIATNRGITTIRGTNYRSPHGIPADFLDRLLIISTQPFTEDEIHQILGIRCEEEDVEMSKDAKLLLTKIGIETSLRYAIHLITAAALACQKRKGKIVEIDDISRVYGLFLDVKRSTQYLMEYQNEYMFNEVPRDADECETMQS is encoded by the exons ATGGCGGAGATCAAGAAGCTCGCGGAGAGCCGCGACCTCACGCGCATTGAACGCATCGGTGCGCACTCCCATATCCGTGGCCTTGGCCTCGACACCACCCTCGAGGCGCGCGCCGCCTCTGAGGGCATGGTTGGCCAACTTCCCGCTCGCCGCGCCGCCGGACTCATCCTCCAGTTGGTCCGTGAGGGCCGCATCGCCGGACGAGCAGTCCTCCTTGCCGGCCAGCCCGGCACGGGCAAGACCGCCATCGCCATGGGCCTCGCCAAGTCCCTTGGCCTTGAGACACCCTTCGCCACGCTCTCCGCTTCGGAGCTTTTCTCCCTTGAGTTCTCTAAGACCGAAGCCCTTACCCAGGCCTTCCGGAAGGCCATCGGAGTGCGGATCAAGGAGGAAGCCGAGGTCATCGAGGGCGAGGTCGTGGAGATCACCATTGATCGCCCGGCTGCTGGAGGAGCGGCAGCGAAGACGGGGAAGCTGACCTTGAAGACAACGGACATGGAGACGGTGTACGAGCTTGGAGGGAAGATGATTGAGGCGCTGACTAGGGAGAAGGTGCAGAGTGGCGACGTTATAGCGCTTGATAAGGCCAGCGGGAAAGTGACGAAACTAGGGAGGTCAATTGGTAGGTCTAGAGACTACGATGCGGTTGGGCCTCATACCAAGTTTGTGCGGTGCCCGGAGGGGGAGCTGCAGAAGCGCAAGGAGGTTGTTCACTGTGTTACCCTCCATGAGATCGATGTCATCAACAGCAG AACACAGGGTTTTTTGGCACTCTTCACCGGTGATACTGGTGAAATCCGTGCTGAAGTCAGGGAACAGATTGATACTAAGGTTGCAGAGTGGAGGGAGGAAGGAAAGGCTGAAATAATACCTGGTGTCCTCTTCATTGATGAAGTCCACATGCTCGACATCGAGTGCTTCTCCTTCCTAAATCGTGCATTGGAGAACGAGATGGCTCCAATCCTGGTGATTGCCACAAATCGAGGGATCACGACCATCCGTGGCACAAACTACAGGTCACCCCATGGCATCCCTGCAGATTTCCTCGACCGGCTGCTCATCATATCTACTCAACCTTTCACAGAGGATGAAATCCATCAGATTCTTGGCATACGGTGCGAAGAGGAAGACGTGGAGATGTCCAAAGATGCAAAGCTTTTACTGACAAAGATAGGCATTGAGACCTCATTGAGGTATGCAATCCACTTGATCACTGCAGCTGCACTGGCATGCCAAAAGAGGAAGGGGAAGATCGTCGAGATAGACGACATAAGCAGGGTGTACGGGCTATTTCTTGATGTGAAGAGGTCAACACAGTACTTGATGGAGTACCAGAATGAGTACATGTTCAATGAAGTCCCAAGAGATGCTGATGAATGTGAAACGATGCAATCATAG
- the LOC120283322 gene encoding uncharacterized protein LOC120283322 translates to MLEGGMSGWYGQSCGESSEEELSVLPRHTKVVVTGNNRTKSVLVGLQGVVKKAVGLGGWHWLVLTNGIEVKLQRNALSVIEAPTGHEEDDELECENMQWNTSDLAFAETRPPKPQRSRSRTNKGSTPKSLSRSPSWDSHSKGSISSSGSTTKVDLSKLETTALWRYSHHFNLMDASPNPSKEQLIDAVQRHFMSQQLDELQVIVGFVQAAKRLKTTICN, encoded by the exons ATGCTGGAAGGGGGGATGAGTGGGTGGTACGGCCAGAGCTGCGGGGAGAGCAGCGAGGAGGAACTCTCGGTGCTGCCGAGGCATACGAAGGTTGTGGTTACTGGGAATAATCGCACAAAGTCGGTGCTTGTTGGGCTTCAAGGGGTTGTGAAGAAGGCTGTTGGGCTTGGAGGCTGGCATTGGCTG GTTCTAACAAATGGCATTGAAGTAAAGCTGCAAAGAAATGCCCTTAGCGTGATTGAAGCACCAACTGGTCATGAAGAGGACGATGAGCTTGAATGTGAAAACATGCAATGGAATACTTCTGATTTGG CGTTCGCTGAAACAAGACCACCAAAACCACAGAGATCTCGATCCAGAACAAACAAAGGTTCAACGCCCAAATCCTTGAGTCGCTCACCTTCCTGGGACTCGCACTCTAAGGGATCCATTTCATCCTCTGGCAGTACCACA AAAGTAGACTTGAGCAAGCTGGAAACAACTGCACTCTGGAGATATTCACATCACTTCAACCTT ATGGATGCGAGTCCTAATCCCTCAAAGGAACAGTTAATAGATGCTGTCCAAAGGCATTTCATGTCACAG CAATTGGACGAGTTGCAGGTGATTGTTGGGTTTGTTCAAGCAGCCAAGCGGCTCAAGACGACAATCTGCAATTAA
- the LOC120283632 gene encoding NAC domain-containing protein 83-like — protein sequence MMCTSVSNSVVLGINALSTDVEIVLFLGGRRVGDPIPATVITEVNPFSIEPWNSPEHILYLYNLDDGQRKKGSNEIRETKDGYWKTMGEVSKISTGSDVMGRKTALEFYIGSPPFGDKTCWMMHEYQTEWKTCQGIRIVQEYSSLCKVFWQSDWRPEHEEQHSSVGLDCTDDADAEYLEAIMLSLLEEDEGNLSPHYDANSTQAVHGEDQRNGAASDNTMVDKDANLDFINEEYIELNDIDHQESSSSSSSSSSSNSCNSSVMEMDSNEYFDADALLKELTNDKHTNCKFNISASAKSNQIIIRPSPAGSIISSNNNNNNNNNNNKEPPKPDKSPNIQQSSGKSGSVGRITKLGKRYCCFASF from the exons ATGATGTGTACCTCTGTTTCGAATTCGGTGGTATTGGGCATCAATGCCTTGTCAACTGATGTGGAGATTGTGTTATTCTTGGGAGGTCGGAGAGTTGGAGATCCCATTCCAGCTACAGTTATCACAGAAGTGAACCCTTTTAGCATTGAGCCGTGGAATTCTCCCG AACATATATTATACCTGTACAATCTGGATGACGGACAAAGGAAAAAGGGAAGCAATGAAATTAGGGAAACAAAAGATGGATACTGGAAAACTATGGGTGaagtttcaaaaatttcaacagGAAGTGATGTGATGGGTAGGAAAACTGCCCTGGAATTCTATATTGGCAGCCCGCCCTTTGGTGATAAAACTTGTTGGATGATGCATGAATATCAAACTGAATGGAAGACATGCCAAGGAATCAGAATTGTACAG GAATATAGCTCATTGTGCAAAGTGTTCTGGCAAAGTGATTGGAGGCCAGAACATGAGGAACAACATAGTTCTGTAGGTTTAGATTGTACGGATGATGCTGATGCTGAATATTTGGAAGCCATAATGCTGTCCCTTTTAGAAGAGGATGAAGGAAACCTCTCTCCTCATTATGATGCAAACTCGACCCAG GCTGTTCATGGGGAGGATCAGAGAAATGGAGCAGCCTCAGACAATACCATGGTGGATAAGGATGCAAACCTTGATTTCATAAATGAGGAATACATTGAACTGAATGATATCGATCACCAGGagtcctcttcttcttcttcttcttcttcttcttcaaattcatGCAACTCCAGCGTTATGGAGATGGATTCCAATGAATATTTTGATGCAGATGCCTTATTAAAGGAACTCACAAATGATAAGCATACAAACTGCAAATTCAACATCTCTGCTTCGGCAAAATCAAACCAGATAATTATCAGGCCATCTCCAGCAG GTTCAATAatcagcagcaacaacaacaacaacaacaacaataacaacaacaaagagcCACCTAAACCTGATAAATCTCCAAACATTCAACAGAGCTCTGGAAAATCTGGTTCTGTTGGCAGGATCACCAAACTTGGGAAGAGATACTGTTGCTTTGCATCATTTTAG
- the LOC120250290 gene encoding protein SOB FIVE-LIKE 6-like, with protein MWRMESWEEMEEDGSECSSGCQSGWTMYLDQSYEKHHLLPFGKAGTQLEHEDEGEDEDDDEEEEEEEEDLSMVSDASSGPPHLHEEDYHHCCCCSSSLMVDKSGGKRKRVGEKKHQELNKHEDFSSFLDDTASSPLLSFPESGFNGSISRSINPPAIDGVLEFSSCFSATHFKL; from the exons ATGTGGAGAATGGAGAGCTGGGAAGAGATGGAGGAAGATGGCTCAGAGTGTAGTAGTGGGTGTCAATCTGGATGGACTATGTACTTGGACCAGTCTTATGAGAAACACCACCTTCTTCCTTTTGGAAAAGCTGGAACTCAGCTTGAACATGAAGATGAaggtgaagatgaagatgatgatgaagaagaggaggaggaagaggaggaccTTTCTATGGTCTCTGATGCATCTTCTGGTCCTCCTCATCTACATGAAGAGGATTACCATCATTGCTGTTGTTGTAGTAGTTCTTTAATGGTTGATAAGAGTGGTGGTAAGAGGAAGAGAGTTGGAGAGAAGAAGCACCAAGAGTTAAACAAGCATGAGGACTTCTCTTCCTTTCTTGATGATACTGCTAGTTCTCCTCTGTTAAGCTTCCCAGag AGTGGCTTCAATGGCAGCATTAGCAGAAGCATTAATCCACCAGCCATTGATGGTGTTTTGGAGTTCTCTTCTTGTTTCTCTGCAACTCATTTCAAGTTATGA
- the LOC120283839 gene encoding heptahelical transmembrane protein 4-like produces MSCCSTVTLDKAYSFKGEQQIKHMLLSPRVEKEIKMEPCKEDNYELVSFDALPNFLKDNEFILNYYRSEWPWKQTLLSLFSVHNETLNIWTHLIGFFIFLALTICAVSMVPFGSQPEVNGIEINKTNLSVITLPSIDHMISSSFNWYLPTYIEKEIANEAQGTVTRWPFYAYLFGAMLCLFTSSACHLLSCHSEKCAYTMLRLDYSGISTLIVTSFYPLVYYSFMCLPFYRNLYIGFITAFGIATIMVSLFPVFQTPQFRSVRALLFFCMGVSGLVPIMHKVFVFGHQPVAMITTVYELVMGLFYGVGVIVYAARVPERWWPGKFDLIGHSHQLFHVLVIAGAYTHYLASVMYLNWRDMEGQC; encoded by the exons ATGAGTTGTTGCAGTACTGTTACATTGGACAAGGCTTACTCCTTCAAAGGAGAACAACAAATCAAGCACATGCTTTTATCTCCAAGAGTAGAGAAGGAGATAAAGATGGAACCATGCAAAGAGGACAATTATGAGCTTGTCAGCTTCGATGCCTTACCAAACTTTCTCAAAGATAATGAGTTCATCTTGAACTATTACCGATCTGAATGGCCCTGGAAACAGACCCTCCTCAGCCTCTTCTCTGTCCACAATGAAACCTTAAACATCTGGAC GCACTTGATTggattcttcatcttcttagcTCTCACTATATGCGCTGTTTCAATGGTTCCCTTTGGATCTCAACCTGAAGTGAATGGCATAGAGATTAACAAGACAAACTTGTCAGTGATCACCTTGCCTTCAATTGATCATatgatctcatcttcattcaATTGGTACCTCCCAACATACATAGAGAAAGAGATTGCTAACGAAGCACAAGGGACAGTAACAAGATGGCCTTTCTATGCCTATTTGTTTGGAGCTATGTTATGTTTGTTCACCAGCAGTGCTTGTCATCTTCTCTCATGTCACTCAGAGAAGTGTGCTTATACAATGCTTCGACTCGATTATTCCGGCATCTCGACACTCATTGTCACCTCCTTCTACCCTCTTGTTtactattctttcatgtgtttACCATTCTATCGAAACCTCTACATCGGATTCATCACCGCCTTTGGTATTGCCACCATCATGGTCTCGCTTTTCCCGGTCTTTCAGACGCCACAGTTCAGGTCTGTCAGAGCATTGCTCTTCTTTTGCATGGGAGTTTCAGGCCTGGTTCCAATCATGCACAAGGTGTTTGTGTTTGGCCATCAACCAGTGGCCATGATCACCACAGTGTATGAGTTAGTCATGGGGCTCTTTTACGGTGTCGGTGTCATCGTCTATGCTGCGAGAGTCCCTGAGAGATGGTGGCCAGGGAAGTTCGATCTCATCGGACATAGTCATCAGCTATTCCATGTGCTTGTGATTGCCGGAGCTTATACACACTACCTTGCCAGTGTTATGTACCTCAATTGGAGGGACATGGAAGGGCAATGTTAA
- the LOC120250363 gene encoding heptahelical transmembrane protein 4-like → MELKNDKLMKYNSLPEYLKDNEYILDHYRPEWPLRQTILSIFSIHNETLNIWTHLIGFFFFLILAILTAAMIPRDIHAFTITRIEELIIPLNTTTTNPYVLMSTMISPILKRPITRFPFFTFLFGAMFCLLTSSLCHLLISHSEKIAYIMLRLDYIGIASLIITSFYTQVFYSFICFPFFFNLYMSFITVFGAATIVISLLPIFQTALFRNVRAMLFFSMGVSGVVPIMHKVIVFGDRPEAMLSAWYELLMGVFYGLGVIIYAARVPERWIPGSFDLVGHSHQLFHLLVLAGAYTHYLAGLVYLSWRDVEGC, encoded by the exons atGGAGTTGAAGAATGATAAGCTAATGAAGTACAACTCTTTGCCAGAGTACTTGAAGGACAATGAGTACATCTTAGATCACTACAGACCAGAATGGCCATTGAGACAAACAATCCTCAGCATCTTCTCCATCCACAATGAAACTCTTAATATTTGGAC GCACTTGATAggattcttcttcttcctcatcctCGCCATTCTCACTGCTGCCATGATACCAAGAGATATTCATGCATTCACAATCACAAGGATTGAAGAACTAATCATCCCATTAAACACCACCACTACCAATCCATATGTTCTAATGAGCACCATGATATCACCAATACTAAAAAGACCGATAACCCGGTTTCCCTTTTTCACCTTTCTCTTCGGTGCCATGTTCTGTCTACTAACAAGCAGTCTTTGCCATCTCCTGATCAGTCATTCTGAGAAAATTGCATACATTATGCTAAGACTAGATTACATTGGAATTGCATCTCTAATTATCACCTCATTCTACACTCAAGTGTTCTACAGTTTCATatgttttccctttttcttcaacCTCTACATGAGCTTCATCACCGTCTTCGGTGCGGCCACCATCGTCATCTCACTCCTTCCAATCTTCCAAACTGCTCTGTTTCGCAACGTAAGGGCCATGCTATTTTTTTCCATGGGAGTGTCTGGAGTTGTGCCTATAATGCATAAGGTAATAGTCTTCGGTGATCGGCCAGAGGCGATGTTATCAGCATGGTATGAGTTGCTTATGGGGGTTTTTTATGGTCTCGGAGTCATCATCTATGCGGCGAGGGTGCCGGAGAGGTGGATTCCGGGTAGTTTTGATCTTGTTGGCCATAGTCATCAGCTATTTCATCTCTTAGTTCTTGCAGGAGCATACACTCACTACCTTGCAGGTCTTGTTTATCTCAGTTGGAGAGATGTTGAAGGTTGTTag
- the LOC120249675 gene encoding protein CLT2, chloroplastic → MEVATATSLLHPLLLRTKPKLLRNASASLRSSTVRLSEGASRVCIGRRWTSSAPLRQRYLLSKTYAVRGESEVPDVVDGKILAGSMVTVALAVANRVLYKLALVPMKQYPFFLAQVTTFGYVAVYFTILYVRYRVGIVTMGMLGVPKSQFMAIGLLEALGVAAGMAAGAQLPGPAIPILSQTFLVWQLIFSVLILGRRYSYNQVLGCSLVIAGVVLAVASGSSEGQFLSQIGFLWPALMVASSAFQAGASILKEFAFIDGARRLQGKPLDIFIVNSFGSGFQALFVFLLLPFLSHLRGIPFPELPTYLKDGAGCFFNVGHSKTGCEGAPLLPLLFIATNMAFNIFLLNLVKMSSALVSSLVVTLAVPMSIFILSLPLPYIPQGASLNFWFVIGTGILVVGLMLYNLPKLENQFDKSD, encoded by the exons ATGGAGGTCGCCACTGCCACATCTCTCCTCCATCCTCTTCTCCTCCGAACCAAGCCCAAGCTCCTCCGGAACGCTTCAGCTTCGCTCCGATCATCCACAGTGCGTCTCAGTGAAGGAGCTTCTAGGGTTTGCATCGGCCGGAGATGGACCTCTTCGGCTCCTCTGAGGCAACGTTATCTCCTATCAAAGACTTATGCTGTGAGGGGAGAATCCGAGGTCCCTGATGTCGTGGACGGGAAGATTCTGGCTGGATCGATGGTCACTGTTGCTCTGGCAGTGGCGAATCGGGTGCTCTATAAGCTTGCTCTTGTTCCCATGAAGCAGTACCCTTTCTTTCTCGCCCAAGTCACCACTTTTGG GTATGTGGCAGTATACTTCACTATCCTATATGTAAGGTATCGCGTGGGTATTGTGACTATGGGAATGCTGGGGGTGCCAAAATCTCAATTCATGGCGATTGGTTTGCTGGAAGCCCTGGGAGTTGCTGCAGGAATGGCTGCCGGAG CACAGCTCCCTGGACCTGCCATTCCTATCTTGTCTCAG ACTTTCTTGGTTTGGCAGCTTATCTTTTCGGTTTTAATTTTGGGCAGAAGATATTCTTATAACCAAGTTCTTGGTTGCTCACTTGTGATAGCTGGAGTGGTCTTAGCTGTGGCAAG TGGGTCTAGTGAAGGCCAATTTCTATCTCAAATTGGCTTTCTTTGGCCAGCTCTGATGGTAGCTTCCTCTGCTTTTCAAGCTGGCGCTTCCATTCTCAAA GAATTCGCTTTCATTGATGGTGCAAGGCGCCTTCAG GGCAAGCCTCTTGACATTTTTATCGTCAACTCCTTTGGATCTGGTTTTCag GctctttttgtatttcttcttcttccctttctttCACACTTGAGAGGTATTCCGTTTCCTGAACTCCCCACTTACCTCAAAGATGGGGCTGGATGTTTTTTCAATGTTGGGCACAGCAAGACAG GTTGTGAAGGAGCTCCACTGCTGCCTCTGCTTTTTATTGCAACAAACATGGCATTCAACATATTTTTGCTTAACCTGGTGAAGATGTCATCGGCTTTAGTTTCTTCACTTGTTGTGACATTAGCAG TGCCGATGTCGATCTTTATCCTTTCACTTCCATTACCATATATTCCTCAAGGTGCAAGCTTGAACTTTTGGTTTGTAATCGGCACTGGTATTCTGGTGGTGGGTTTGATGCTATACAATCTTCCAAAATTAGAGAATCAATTTGACAAAAGTGATTAG